Genomic segment of Terriglobia bacterium:
TCCCTTTCTTCATAAAAGGTGGAACTACTTTAGGGTCAATGATGGCGGGTGTCAAGCTGACTCAACCTGCGGACGGAGCGGAGGATTGAAGGTGGTAATTTCGCGTGAACCGGACATGGCCTTGCGAAGAGCTCGAAGAGAATTCATCGTAACCTGCAATGGCGTGCTCTGTCTGATGCAGAGTGGTTGCAGGGGCACGGCGTGGCGTGCCCCTGCTCTCGAACGGCACTAGAAGGACAGCTTCAGGCTGAATTCAAATTGCCTCTCGTCGATGCCTTCCCGCGCCAGGTCCTGCACACCGCTCACCGTCATAAAGCTTCCTGGGTCGGTAACAACGTGAGTGACGGGGTCAAAGGCATTGGCATCGCTCAGCGTGTTGTCCGGAGCGGCAAAGTGTGGCGTATTGGTGAAGTTGAACGCATCCATCCTGAACTGAAGTTTGAAGCGCTCCGTCAGGTTGAACATGCGCTGAACCGAGAAGTCGTAGTTGGCGGCTCCCGGCGCGCGCAGGAGGTTATAGCCCGTAGTACCCAGGCGAGCTGCATCCGGATTTGCAAAGGCGAAGGGATCGTAGAAGAAGGCATTGGGATCCACGGTCCCTATCTTCTGGATAGTGGATTTGACCTGGTCGGCCGTCTGGTTACTGCCCGGGGTATTGAAGCCATTGCCATTCGAATAGATGGAGAAGGGCGGACCCGAGAGGAAGCTAGCCAGGCCGCTCAACTGCCACCCGCCGACGATGGCGCTGCCGACGCCGCCGCTCGAAAGCCACCTCTTGCCTTTGCCGAACGGCAACTCCCATACGTGGAGAATCTGGAGGTTCTGCGTGCGGTCGTAATCCGTGACAGTCTGATTGAGGTTCATGAGATTGAAGATCTGGAGTTTCTCATCACCCGGGCTGCCATCGCTATTGTCAATGTTGGAGATGGCCTTGCTGTAGGTATAGTTCACCTGCAACATCAGCCCTCCGGTGAAGCGCCGGCTGAGGACGGCCTGGAGAGAATCATAGTGCCCGGAGCCGACGGGCACGATGTTGATGGTGGGTGCGGTCCGGCCATATTTTGCGAAGAGGGGCTGCCCTGCGGAGCCAGCGCCAATGACCTGTCCGGCGTTGGTATCAAGGAAGCCCAGCAGTCGAGTCTGACGTGTGGCAACGTAGCCAACTTGTCCTGTAAAGCCCCACTTGAGTTCCTTCTGGAGGGTGAGGTTCCAGGATTGGACGTATCCGCGGTCAAACTTCTTTGACGGATATCCTGCAAAGGCAACGTCAAGAGGAACGGGGATTATGCCATTGCCAAGATTTGGAGTGGCGATGGCAGGAACACCTGTTGCAAGAGATCCTGAAGGAAGTAGTCCCCCCTTTCCGCCTGCCGGAAGAGTGTTGGTGTCATGCGTGGGGACGGAAATTGGGAAGTTATTGCGGTTGGGCTCCATCGCTTCATAAGGGTCAACGGTCAAGCCGTAACCGGCCCGAATGACAAAAGTGTCCGAAAGGCGATAGGCAAATCCAACGCGCGGCGAAAAGAGTTTCTTGCTGATCTCGACGCCGCAGCCAGAGGGCACGCTGCCAAACCCGCAGAGCTCCATGGTGTTATTGGATGGTTGGTAGACCTCGATTCCCCGGCCCAGGTCGGGGCGGGTGGGCATGGGATAATACTCCCAGCGCAGGCCGTAATTGAGGGTCAGGTTCTTATTGACATTCCACCGGTCCTGAACGTAGAGGGAATAGAGGTCCGCGCGCTCGTGGTAAGCCTCTGGAATCTGGAAGTTTCTTCCCATGGTATCTGGCAGCCCGAGCAGTAATGACGCGATCGCGTTGTCACGCGATGTGTCTGTGGTGCCATTGCAAGCGCCACCGCCGCCAGGCGACGTGCAATTTGCAGTGACGCCCTGGCCGAAATTAAATCCTCCCTGGGAGCCATAACCGCCGGAGAGGTCTTCCGCCTGCGTCTGGTTGAGGGTCTGGGTGTACCAGTTGACCCCAAACCGGACGCTGTGGGGGCCTTTGATCCAATTGAAGTTGCCCACAATCTGCTTTTGCGGATCGTGGCGGTAGTAGGGCATAAAGTTATCCACCTGGCCGATCGTGGAAAACCCGTCCATGTCAAATTCCGGCCAGCCAGTTTCAAATGAGCGCGTGCCGTTCGTGCCGGGAATTCCCAGCACGTCACTACCGATATTCGTTCCAAGGTCGTTTTGCACTGAGCTTGTGCCTTGTTTCGCCCAGCCAAAATGAGCGTCCATCAGGAAATTGGGGCTGAAGGTGTAGGTCCCCATGATGGTCATCCGGTAAGTATTCCCATAGCCCTTGCCAGGGTTCCCTCCCTGCCCAAAAGCGGGTCCGCCGCCAGCCACTCCGAAAGCGGTCGGGGTGATGTTGATGTAATGAAGCATTCCGAATGTACCGATCAGGTTCATCTTGGAATTGACGTTGTAATTGATCTTGGTGTCCACCTGGTTGCGGTGGAACACGCGGTCGCCATTCGTAAAGAAATCGCGCTTAACCCCTCCGCGGTCGGGAAGGGGGACAAAGGAAAGGATGTGTTGAGCGATGGGGTCGAGCCGCGAGGTGGGAATCATGTTCAGGCACTGC
This window contains:
- a CDS encoding TonB-dependent receptor; this encodes MSRNDSSCCRKVSTFVCSVVFAGLVFAMILAAPRAGITQVLYGTLVGHVADPSGAAVPGAKVTIINQGTTISTQATTNSSGDYTFSTIVAGTYTLQIAQQGFQTYKRTDVPVTINAVQRADITLTLGAVTQTVEVTGAQPILQTDTSEVHANIDTPTLTNLPVPLGRNYQQIYRAEPGFSPPVNNHSYPTNPARSLSFNVNGTSNNQNNTQIDGVSTYNVQLPHVNSYVPTLDSIQQVNVATDSFEAEQGFAGGAAINVETKSGTNQIHGDVFEYHNNNHLKAWPDLFDGAGDNVGNKPKYIYNDFGGSVGGPIVKNKLFFFGSYEGLFNNFYAQTFQTVPTQAMRNGDLSDSGTDIYDPMTGNADGSGRTQFFATNDPNDTAHFNAACASAQCLNMIPTSRLDPIAQHILSFVPLPDRGGVKRDFFTNGDRVFHRNQVDTKINYNVNSKMNLIGTFGMLHYINITPTAFGVAGGGPAFGQGGNPGKGYGNTYRMTIMGTYTFSPNFLMDAHFGWAKQGTSSVQNDLGTNIGSDVLGIPGTNGTRSFETGWPEFDMDGFSTIGQVDNFMPYYRHDPQKQIVGNFNWIKGPHSVRFGVNWYTQTLNQTQAEDLSGGYGSQGGFNFGQGVTANCTSPGGGGACNGTTDTSRDNAIASLLLGLPDTMGRNFQIPEAYHERADLYSLYVQDRWNVNKNLTLNYGLRWEYYPMPTRPDLGRGIEVYQPSNNTMELCGFGSVPSGCGVEISKKLFSPRVGFAYRLSDTFVIRAGYGLTVDPYEAMEPNRNNFPISVPTHDTNTLPAGGKGGLLPSGSLATGVPAIATPNLGNGIIPVPLDVAFAGYPSKKFDRGYVQSWNLTLQKELKWGFTGQVGYVATRQTRLLGFLDTNAGQVIGAGSAGQPLFAKYGRTAPTINIVPVGSGHYDSLQAVLSRRFTGGLMLQVNYTYSKAISNIDNSDGSPGDEKLQIFNLMNLNQTVTDYDRTQNLQILHVWELPFGKGKRWLSSGGVGSAIVGGWQLSGLASFLSGPPFSIYSNGNGFNTPGSNQTADQVKSTIQKIGTVDPNAFFYDPFAFANPDAARLGTTGYNLLRAPGAANYDFSVQRMFNLTERFKLQFRMDAFNFTNTPHFAAPDNTLSDANAFDPVTHVVTDPGSFMTVSGVQDLAREGIDERQFEFSLKLSF